In the genome of Pseudomonas sp. LBUM920, one region contains:
- a CDS encoding cysteine desulfurase family protein has product MNKRPLYFDYAATTPVDERVIQVMVECLGFNANFGNPASSSHAYGQAARQTVEQARRQVAELVGASPEQIVWTSGATESNNLAIKGVAQARGVAGGHIITSQIEHKATLDTARQLQEAGVAVTYLVPDADGLISATAVSEALRDDTFLVSLMLVNNELGTLNDIPAIGARVREHGALLHVDAAQGAGKVAIDLAEWPVDLMSFSAHKLYGPKGIGALYVGPRAQQKVLAQIHGGGHEGGLRSGTLATHQIAGMGTAFALAAQSFTEEKATIVALRQRLLDQLEAVAGVRLNGSATQRIPHTLSLTFSEGEFNSAALSAGMAFSATSACNSASNAPSHVLLALGHDARSAGRTIRLSLGRFTTEQDIDQAVQLIKAALASAPAFWAV; this is encoded by the coding sequence ATGAATAAACGTCCGTTGTATTTCGACTACGCCGCCACCACGCCGGTGGATGAGCGGGTCATCCAGGTGATGGTCGAGTGCCTGGGCTTCAATGCCAATTTCGGTAACCCCGCGTCCAGTTCCCATGCGTACGGCCAGGCGGCCCGGCAAACGGTTGAACAGGCGCGGCGCCAGGTCGCCGAGCTGGTCGGTGCCAGCCCTGAGCAGATCGTCTGGACTTCCGGCGCGACTGAATCCAACAACCTCGCGATCAAGGGTGTGGCCCAGGCGCGCGGGGTGGCGGGCGGGCACATCATCACCAGCCAGATCGAACACAAGGCCACACTGGACACCGCGCGTCAGTTGCAGGAAGCCGGGGTGGCCGTCACTTATCTGGTGCCGGACGCCGATGGGCTGATCAGCGCCACCGCGGTGAGTGAAGCGTTACGTGACGACACCTTTCTGGTGTCCCTGATGCTGGTCAATAACGAATTGGGCACCTTGAACGACATCCCTGCCATCGGCGCACGGGTGCGTGAGCACGGCGCGCTGCTGCATGTGGATGCCGCGCAAGGTGCCGGCAAAGTCGCGATCGACCTGGCTGAATGGCCGGTGGACTTGATGTCGTTTTCTGCGCACAAACTGTACGGCCCCAAGGGCATCGGCGCGTTGTATGTCGGCCCGCGAGCGCAGCAAAAAGTGTTGGCGCAGATTCACGGGGGTGGTCACGAAGGCGGCCTGCGCTCCGGCACCCTGGCGACCCATCAGATTGCGGGCATGGGCACCGCGTTTGCCTTGGCGGCGCAGTCCTTTACCGAGGAAAAGGCCACCATCGTCGCCTTGCGCCAGCGCCTGCTCGACCAGTTGGAAGCAGTGGCGGGCGTGCGCCTCAACGGCAGCGCCACACAGCGCATTCCTCATACGCTCAGCCTGACGTTCAGTGAAGGTGAGTTCAATTCCGCCGCACTCAGTGCCGGCATGGCGTTCTCGGCGACCTCGGCGTGTAATTCCGCGAGCAACGCGCCGTCCCACGTGCTTCTGGCCCTGGGCCATGACGCGCGCAGCGCTGGCCGTA